A single region of the Halorhabdus rudnickae genome encodes:
- a CDS encoding ATP-binding cassette domain-containing protein: protein MSEARHNTQSSKSQTTVVEAKNIEKAYGSWLPFSRSVEVLDGATLEIGSGEIVGIMGENGSGKSTLMQVLAGVLGYDRGTVTRSGRIGWCPQEPRLYDRLTVDETFDLFGEAYDMSNSDVEGARSWLLEELDFERFRDRQVRNLSGGNKQKLNLSVALMHEPDLLLLDEPYTGFDWKTFQAFSGTSLKISETAASVSPSSLTSSTNVTAST, encoded by the coding sequence ATGAGCGAGGCACGGCATAACACTCAGAGTAGTAAATCACAGACGACTGTCGTCGAAGCGAAAAACATCGAGAAGGCATACGGCTCCTGGCTGCCGTTCTCTCGCTCCGTCGAAGTCCTCGACGGAGCAACCTTGGAGATTGGCAGTGGGGAAATCGTCGGCATCATGGGCGAAAACGGCAGCGGCAAGTCGACGTTGATGCAGGTCCTGGCTGGCGTGTTGGGCTACGACCGCGGCACCGTCACTCGCTCCGGACGTATCGGTTGGTGTCCCCAGGAACCGCGACTCTACGACCGACTGACCGTTGATGAAACGTTCGATCTATTCGGTGAAGCCTACGATATGTCCAACAGCGACGTCGAAGGGGCGCGGTCGTGGTTGCTGGAGGAACTCGATTTCGAGCGGTTCCGGGACCGGCAGGTTCGAAATTTGAGCGGCGGGAACAAGCAGAAGCTCAATCTCAGTGTCGCGCTGATGCACGAACCCGACCTGCTGCTGTTAGACGAGCCATATACGGGCTTCGACTGGAAGACCTTCCAAGCGTTCTCTGGGACCTCACTGAAGATCTCCGAGACCGCGGCGTCGGTATCGCCATCATCTCTCACATCATCAACGAACGTGACCGCTTCGACGTAA
- a CDS encoding saccharopine dehydrogenase NADP-binding domain-containing protein: MTMLIVGGYGSVGRTIAGELATVSDGPNSVIVAGRDGTKAATAAGALGENVSGIAFDLQRTESYDRVLKDVDDVVMCVDQSGTAFVKACLERGIDYVDVTASDEFFRRVEGLDDLARDHGATGVLSVGLVPGVTNLLAKRLTDQLSAVSEIRIGVLLGLGEAFGPAASRWTLDRIGRQFTVHDAGGSLPVRGFVTPESMEFPRYGRRRAYSFDFADQHVIHRTLDVPAKTYLCFDSRAVTAAVHGLSRFKLYRPAVEAIGRDRLAELVSTPSVGGDGFAVTVAADGQADTTAKTLVTALDGREQRRVTGIVASTVSKMIRDTTVPDGVHHVHEIFDAEPILDVLRKGGYRLTKSTTTAGTPTEADTGARAGSTAAIWITRATRGCSGGDSGYRSSSRSPSYFFSDFSQDGF, from the coding sequence ATGACGATGTTGATCGTTGGTGGCTACGGGTCCGTGGGACGAACGATAGCGGGAGAACTGGCCACCGTATCCGATGGACCGAACTCGGTGATCGTCGCTGGTCGCGACGGGACGAAGGCGGCCACCGCCGCTGGCGCCCTCGGTGAGAACGTCTCCGGTATCGCGTTCGATCTCCAGCGTACCGAATCGTACGATCGTGTCCTCAAAGACGTCGACGATGTCGTGATGTGTGTCGACCAGTCCGGAACGGCGTTCGTCAAGGCCTGCCTCGAACGGGGAATCGACTACGTCGATGTGACGGCCTCCGACGAGTTCTTCCGTCGGGTCGAAGGTCTCGACGATCTGGCGCGCGATCACGGGGCGACAGGGGTTCTGAGCGTCGGGCTTGTGCCCGGCGTGACGAATCTGCTGGCGAAACGGCTGACAGACCAGCTGTCGGCGGTCTCAGAAATCCGGATCGGCGTGCTTCTGGGTCTCGGGGAAGCGTTCGGTCCCGCGGCGAGTCGGTGGACGCTCGATCGAATAGGGCGGCAGTTCACGGTCCACGACGCGGGAGGCTCGCTGCCGGTCCGTGGCTTCGTGACTCCGGAATCGATGGAGTTCCCCCGGTACGGCCGTCGTCGGGCCTACAGCTTCGACTTCGCGGATCAACACGTTATCCACCGGACGCTCGACGTGCCTGCGAAGACGTACCTCTGTTTCGACTCCAGGGCCGTCACCGCGGCCGTCCATGGGCTTTCACGATTCAAGCTGTACCGACCCGCAGTCGAGGCGATCGGACGCGACCGGCTGGCGGAACTCGTTTCGACACCATCCGTTGGCGGAGACGGGTTTGCGGTGACGGTCGCGGCCGATGGGCAAGCGGATACGACCGCAAAGACGCTGGTGACGGCACTCGACGGGCGAGAACAACGTCGGGTGACGGGCATCGTCGCATCAACCGTCTCGAAGATGATCCGTGATACGACGGTCCCCGACGGTGTCCACCACGTCCACGAGATTTTCGATGCCGAACCGATCCTCGACGTCCTGCGAAAAGGGGGGTACCGTCTCACGAAGAGCACGACCACGGCGGGGACGCCCACGGAGGCGGACACGGGGGCGAGAGCGGGGAGCACGGCAGCCATATGGATCACTCGGGCCACGAGGGGATGTTCTGGCGGCGATTCTGGGTATCGCTCGTCCTCTCGTTCCCCGTCCTATTTTTTCAGCGACTTCAGCCAGGATGGGTTCTGA
- a CDS encoding heavy metal translocating P-type ATPase translates to MFRRRFWVSLVLSVPVIIFSEFIQETIGYTAPTFPGSVWITPVLSVIIFAYGGVPFLSMARSELNEREPGMMLLISLAITVAFVYSIASLLLAGTTPFFWELVTLIDIMLLGHWVEMRSVRAASGALDELAKLMPDTAERVTESGDTEEVPVSELGEGDVVLVRPGASVPADGEVVEGESSVDESMITGESRSVGKEPGSEVVAGTVNQDGSLRVEITKTGEETTLAGIMRLVDEAQQSKSRTQLLADRAAGWLFYVALGVAAITAVAWVVATGFNIGVLERVVTVLVIACPHALGLAVPLVVAINTSTAARNGMLIRDRIAMEEARNLDTVMFDKTGTLTKGEQGVVSVETTDGWDEQRAFEIAAGVEGDSEHMIARAIRNAAEERGVQRARVSNFENLRGLGVRATVDGEVRPTSNGSSGEHGDPQDGETVHIGGPNLLEELDIDRSEAMAAFAEDAGANAQTVIYLIHDESEVVAAFALADVIREESRETIEALHGLDIEVAMLTGDSEDVARAVSEELGIDQYFAEVLPDEKDTKVAQLQSEGKLVAMVGDGVNDAPALTRADVGIAIGSGTDVAIESGDIILVENNPLDVVGLITLSKASYRKMQENLVWATGYNVFALPLAAGILAPFGVLLSPAIGAVFMSLSTVIVAINARRLRGVDLSA, encoded by the coding sequence ATGTTCCGACGGCGGTTCTGGGTGTCGCTCGTCCTCTCGGTGCCGGTGATCATCTTCAGTGAGTTCATTCAGGAGACCATCGGCTACACCGCACCGACGTTTCCCGGCAGCGTCTGGATCACCCCCGTCCTGTCGGTGATCATCTTCGCGTACGGTGGCGTGCCGTTCCTCTCGATGGCGCGGAGCGAACTGAACGAGCGCGAACCGGGGATGATGCTGCTCATCTCGCTGGCCATCACCGTCGCGTTCGTTTACTCGATCGCGAGTCTCTTGCTGGCGGGGACGACACCGTTTTTCTGGGAACTCGTCACGCTGATCGACATCATGCTGCTGGGCCACTGGGTGGAGATGCGCTCCGTCCGGGCGGCCTCCGGCGCGCTCGACGAGCTGGCAAAGCTCATGCCCGACACCGCCGAGCGCGTCACCGAGAGTGGAGACACCGAGGAGGTGCCGGTCTCCGAACTCGGCGAGGGCGACGTCGTGCTCGTTCGCCCGGGCGCGAGCGTGCCTGCCGACGGCGAGGTCGTCGAGGGCGAGTCCTCGGTCGACGAATCGATGATCACGGGCGAATCCCGATCCGTGGGCAAGGAGCCCGGATCGGAGGTCGTCGCCGGGACGGTTAACCAGGATGGGAGTCTCCGTGTCGAGATCACGAAGACGGGTGAGGAAACGACGCTCGCGGGCATCATGCGCCTCGTCGATGAAGCCCAGCAGTCCAAATCCCGGACGCAACTTCTGGCCGACCGCGCAGCAGGGTGGCTGTTCTACGTGGCACTTGGCGTCGCGGCGATTACGGCCGTCGCGTGGGTCGTCGCCACCGGGTTCAACATCGGCGTCCTCGAGCGCGTCGTGACGGTGCTCGTCATCGCGTGTCCACATGCACTCGGCCTGGCCGTCCCACTCGTCGTCGCGATCAACACCTCGACGGCCGCCCGGAACGGGATGCTCATCCGCGACCGCATCGCCATGGAGGAGGCCCGCAATCTGGACACGGTGATGTTCGACAAGACGGGCACGCTCACGAAGGGCGAACAGGGCGTCGTTTCGGTCGAGACGACGGACGGGTGGGACGAACAACGAGCGTTCGAAATTGCCGCCGGTGTCGAGGGCGATTCCGAACACATGATCGCCCGCGCAATCCGGAACGCCGCCGAGGAACGCGGCGTGCAGCGGGCACGCGTCTCGAACTTCGAGAACCTCCGGGGCCTCGGCGTCAGAGCCACTGTGGATGGCGAGGTGAGACCCACCTCGAATGGGTCGAGCGGTGAGCACGGCGACCCGCAAGACGGCGAGACGGTGCACATCGGCGGCCCGAACCTGCTCGAGGAACTCGACATCGACCGATCCGAAGCGATGGCCGCGTTCGCCGAGGACGCCGGAGCGAACGCACAGACGGTCATCTACCTGATCCACGACGAGTCCGAGGTCGTCGCCGCGTTCGCGCTGGCGGACGTCATCCGCGAGGAGAGCCGGGAAACGATCGAGGCGCTACACGGACTGGATATCGAGGTGGCGATGCTCACCGGCGACAGCGAGGACGTCGCGAGGGCTGTCTCGGAAGAACTCGGTATCGACCAGTACTTCGCGGAGGTGCTACCCGACGAGAAAGACACGAAAGTCGCCCAGCTCCAGTCCGAGGGGAAACTCGTCGCGATGGTCGGTGACGGGGTCAACGACGCGCCCGCACTCACGAGAGCTGACGTCGGGATCGCCATCGGCTCGGGGACCGACGTCGCCATCGAGTCGGGCGATATCATCCTCGTCGAGAACAACCCGCTGGACGTTGTTGGACTCATCACGCTCTCGAAGGCGAGCTACCGAAAGATGCAAGAGAACCTCGTCTGGGCGACCGGCTACAACGTGTTTGCGCTCCCGCTCGCAGCAGGGATTCTGGCACCCTTCGGGGTCCTGCTGTCGCCGGCGATCGGCGCGGTGTTCATGTCGCTGTCGACGGTCATCGTCGCTATCAACGCCCGTCGCCTTCGGGGAGTCGATCTCTCGGCATGA
- a CDS encoding heavy-metal-associated domain-containing protein → MTQTITVEGMTCEHCEQTVEEALRDVSGVTDATADREAEQASVDGDADVMALVQAVEDAGYTASA, encoded by the coding sequence ATGACGCAAACCATCACTGTCGAAGGAATGACCTGCGAACACTGTGAACAGACAGTCGAAGAAGCGCTGCGAGACGTGAGCGGCGTGACCGATGCGACGGCCGACCGCGAGGCCGAGCAGGCGAGCGTCGACGGTGACGCCGATGTCATGGCGCTCGTCCAGGCCGTCGAGGACGCTGGATACACGGCATCCGCCTAA
- a CDS encoding AsnC family transcriptional regulator yields the protein MRDLDETDLEILSLLTADARRPFSSIGEEIDLSGPAVSDRVKRLEEADVINGFTVDLNRAQLRAGVPVFVRLENDAAAIESLRSRLQDADGIEHLFVTAEGKLWFYGRAEGQNVRRWIEGLLEDAPSTNYSVTLIDGLEWTPSLDGTEFAITCAECGNTVDSEGESVRIDEDVYHFCCSSCRSRFEDQYQRLEEGA from the coding sequence ATGCGTGATTTAGACGAGACAGACCTAGAGATTCTCTCGCTACTGACAGCGGACGCTCGGCGTCCGTTCAGCAGCATCGGTGAGGAGATCGATCTCTCGGGTCCAGCCGTATCGGACCGTGTGAAACGGTTAGAGGAAGCCGACGTCATCAACGGCTTCACCGTCGACCTAAACCGCGCCCAATTACGAGCTGGCGTTCCGGTGTTCGTCCGACTCGAGAACGACGCAGCAGCCATTGAGTCACTGCGAAGCCGACTCCAGGATGCTGATGGGATCGAACACCTCTTCGTCACTGCCGAGGGGAAACTATGGTTCTACGGCCGCGCAGAAGGACAGAACGTCCGACGGTGGATCGAGGGCCTGCTCGAGGACGCGCCATCGACAAACTACTCGGTGACGCTCATCGACGGCCTCGAATGGACGCCCTCGCTCGACGGCACCGAGTTCGCAATTACGTGCGCCGAGTGTGGGAATACGGTCGATAGCGAGGGCGAATCCGTTCGAATCGACGAGGACGTCTATCATTTCTGTTGTTCGTCGTGTCGCAGTCGCTTTGAAGACCAGTATCAGCGTCTCGAAGAGGGAGCATAA
- a CDS encoding heavy metal translocating P-type ATPase, with protein sequence MTSRTTHLDITGMSCANCSGTIQDTLESLDGVSEADANFATDEGSVEYDPDKVSLGEIYDAIDDAGYGAVSETVTIAISDMTCANCVQTNETALENTPGVITAEANFATDEAQVTYNPAEASLDAMYDAIEDAGYSPVREDRGEEGSGQDARDAARQAEIRKQLRLTLFGAALSAPLVVFLALNYIIAPELMAGIEEGFLEATGIKFGWVEFLLATPVQALLGWEFYKNSYKALVKNKSANMDVLIAIGSSTAYFYSVAVLLGLIAGGLYFDTAALILVFITLGNYLEARSKGQASEALRKLLEMEAETATVVDEDGNEEEVPLEDVSVGDRMKVRPGEKIPTDSVVVDGQSAVDESMVTGESVPVEKEEGNEVVGSTINENGVLIVEATKIGEDTALKQIVQTVKEAQSRQPEIQNLADRISAYFVPAVIANALFWGIVWFLFPEVLAGFVDWLPLWGQVAGGPVAAGGVSVFEFAVIVFASAILIACPCALGLATPAATMVGTTIGAQNGVLFKGGDILERAKDVDTVVFDKTGTLTEGAMELTDVVVFDGGGNAFGADGGNATADGGVVTERERRDEDDILKLAAAAESGSEHPLARAIVDGAEERGLDVPEPEDFENVPGHGIRSTVDGQTVLVGNRKLLRDNDIDPSPAAETMERLENEGKTAMLVAVDGELAGVVADADTIKESATDAVTQLQERGVDVMMITGDNERTARAVAEQVGIDPGNVRAEVLPEDKSDAVDVIQDDGRKAMMVGDGVNDAPALAVAHVGTAIGSGTDVAIEAADLTLMRDDPVDVVKAIRISDATLQKIKQNLVWALGYNTSMIPLASLGLLQPVLAAAAMAFSSVSVLTNSLLFRRYTPDYDYKLFGRFR encoded by the coding sequence ATGACAAGCCGAACAACCCATCTCGATATCACAGGGATGTCCTGCGCCAACTGTTCGGGGACGATCCAGGACACCCTCGAATCCCTAGACGGGGTGTCGGAGGCGGACGCGAACTTCGCCACCGACGAGGGCTCCGTCGAATACGATCCCGACAAGGTATCGCTCGGAGAGATTTACGACGCGATCGACGACGCGGGCTACGGTGCAGTCTCGGAGACAGTGACGATTGCTATCTCCGATATGACGTGTGCAAATTGTGTGCAGACCAACGAGACTGCCCTCGAGAACACGCCAGGTGTCATCACGGCAGAGGCGAACTTTGCCACCGACGAAGCGCAGGTCACCTACAACCCTGCGGAGGCGTCACTCGATGCGATGTACGATGCCATCGAAGACGCCGGCTATTCGCCAGTTCGCGAAGACCGTGGCGAAGAGGGTTCGGGGCAGGATGCGCGTGATGCCGCCCGGCAGGCCGAGATACGAAAGCAGCTCAGACTCACTTTGTTCGGGGCGGCACTCTCGGCACCGCTGGTCGTCTTCCTCGCCCTGAATTACATTATCGCGCCGGAATTGATGGCCGGGATCGAGGAAGGGTTCCTTGAGGCAACCGGTATCAAATTCGGCTGGGTCGAGTTCCTCCTCGCGACGCCCGTCCAGGCGCTTCTTGGTTGGGAGTTCTACAAGAACTCCTACAAGGCGCTCGTGAAGAACAAGAGCGCCAACATGGACGTGCTGATCGCCATCGGTTCGAGCACGGCGTACTTCTATTCGGTAGCTGTCCTCTTGGGCCTGATCGCCGGTGGTCTGTACTTCGACACGGCCGCGCTCATCCTCGTGTTCATCACGCTGGGCAACTACCTCGAAGCCCGCTCGAAGGGCCAGGCCAGCGAAGCACTCCGGAAACTCCTGGAGATGGAAGCCGAGACGGCCACCGTCGTCGACGAGGACGGCAACGAAGAGGAAGTTCCGCTTGAAGACGTCTCGGTCGGTGACCGGATGAAAGTGCGGCCCGGCGAAAAGATTCCAACCGACAGCGTCGTCGTCGATGGGCAGTCCGCCGTGGACGAATCGATGGTTACCGGCGAATCGGTTCCCGTCGAGAAGGAAGAAGGAAACGAGGTCGTCGGCTCGACCATCAACGAGAACGGCGTCCTCATCGTCGAGGCGACGAAGATCGGTGAGGACACCGCTCTCAAGCAGATTGTGCAGACGGTCAAGGAGGCCCAGTCCCGCCAGCCCGAAATCCAGAACCTCGCCGACCGTATTTCCGCGTACTTCGTGCCGGCAGTCATTGCAAACGCGCTCTTCTGGGGTATCGTCTGGTTCCTGTTCCCCGAAGTTCTCGCCGGCTTCGTCGACTGGCTCCCACTGTGGGGCCAGGTCGCTGGCGGGCCAGTCGCCGCTGGGGGGGTATCAGTCTTCGAGTTCGCGGTTATCGTCTTCGCGTCCGCAATCCTCATCGCCTGTCCCTGTGCGCTCGGGCTGGCGACGCCCGCGGCCACGATGGTCGGGACGACGATCGGGGCCCAGAACGGCGTGCTGTTCAAGGGTGGTGACATCCTCGAACGCGCGAAGGACGTCGACACCGTCGTCTTCGACAAGACGGGCACGCTCACTGAAGGCGCGATGGAACTGACCGACGTGGTCGTCTTCGACGGCGGTGGGAACGCGTTCGGAGCGGACGGTGGCAATGCAACTGCTGATGGCGGAGTCGTCACTGAACGCGAGCGACGGGACGAAGACGACATCCTCAAACTCGCAGCGGCGGCCGAGAGCGGCAGCGAACACCCCCTCGCACGCGCCATCGTCGACGGAGCCGAGGAACGCGGGTTGGATGTCCCCGAACCCGAGGACTTCGAGAACGTCCCCGGTCATGGAATTCGCTCGACGGTGGACGGCCAGACGGTTCTCGTCGGCAATCGAAAACTGTTGCGTGACAACGACATCGACCCCTCGCCGGCCGCCGAGACGATGGAACGCCTCGAGAACGAGGGGAAGACGGCGATGCTCGTCGCGGTCGACGGCGAACTCGCGGGCGTGGTCGCCGACGCCGACACGATCAAAGAGAGTGCAACGGACGCCGTAACCCAGCTCCAGGAGCGCGGCGTAGACGTGATGATGATCACTGGCGACAACGAGCGGACTGCCCGCGCGGTCGCCGAACAGGTCGGGATCGATCCCGGGAACGTCCGTGCGGAGGTCCTCCCCGAGGACAAGTCCGACGCCGTCGACGTTATCCAGGACGACGGTCGCAAGGCAATGATGGTCGGCGACGGCGTCAACGACGCTCCCGCGCTCGCTGTCGCACACGTCGGGACAGCAATCGGGTCCGGAACAGACGTGGCGATCGAAGCCGCGGACCTCACGCTGATGCGAGACGACCCCGTCGACGTGGTGAAAGCGATCCGCATCTCGGATGCGACGCTCCAGAAGATCAAGCAGAACCTCGTGTGGGCGCTGGGATACAACACGTCGATGATTCCGCTGGCGTCGCTGGGCCTGCTGCAGCCGGTGTTGGCCGCCGCGGCGATGGCCTTTTCCAGCGTCTCCGTGCTGACCAACAGCCTGCTGTTCCGCCGGTACACCCCCGATTACGACTACAAGCTCTTCGGTCGTTTCCGCTAA
- a CDS encoding DUF7123 family protein: MSDISRHTVRRYLVKTASSEPTYLRAHEIASDLGGSPKAVAQYLSQLQDELADVSLEKWARSKSTTWRLEVSES; encoded by the coding sequence ATGTCCGATATATCCCGCCACACAGTCCGGCGATACCTGGTCAAAACTGCCAGCAGCGAACCCACATATCTCCGCGCTCACGAGATCGCCAGTGATCTCGGTGGATCGCCGAAAGCCGTTGCACAGTACCTCAGCCAACTCCAGGACGAACTCGCCGACGTCTCACTCGAGAAGTGGGCTCGTTCGAAGAGTACGACGTGGCGACTGGAGGTGAGCGAATCGTGA
- a CDS encoding DUF63 family protein: protein MSTVTRRIETALPETGSREWWALYLLTPLVLVGVALLAFPTLIYDQFIWQYLWGPVVADAASQPVTHEGIRAVQGYNAVNTVTYLAAVAYSLPGLRAYLDALDVSFNARLAYGLAPMIVAGGAMRALEDIGLLGDYAVWFITPSIYVVVTGVTVLALGVGALARDRDLGSTPSTVGFVGAIWAVGAIGWALRHGFSTGATFRLWAPIATTGIALGVTALYYWGTNFVDVAHLRHPLILLAVFGQLWDAAQNLIGVTFLGFSPKLVVTNFVYQATGFSGSTFVLKFLVTLGIVWYLADAKEEMNHAWWWLMTFFIGAIGLPMGVRGSLRMMLGA, encoded by the coding sequence GTGAGTACCGTGACCCGGCGCATCGAGACTGCGCTTCCGGAAACCGGCTCACGCGAGTGGTGGGCGCTGTACCTTCTCACTCCGCTCGTACTCGTCGGTGTAGCGCTTCTCGCATTCCCGACGCTCATCTACGATCAGTTCATCTGGCAGTACCTCTGGGGACCGGTCGTCGCCGACGCCGCCAGCCAGCCCGTCACCCACGAGGGGATCCGCGCTGTCCAGGGCTATAACGCGGTGAATACGGTGACGTACCTCGCGGCAGTCGCCTATAGCCTCCCCGGACTCAGAGCGTATCTCGACGCGCTGGACGTATCCTTCAACGCCAGACTGGCCTATGGGCTCGCGCCGATGATCGTCGCTGGCGGGGCGATGCGCGCTCTCGAAGACATCGGACTACTCGGCGACTACGCGGTGTGGTTCATCACGCCGTCGATCTACGTCGTCGTCACCGGTGTCACCGTCCTCGCGCTCGGCGTCGGCGCACTCGCGCGTGATCGCGATCTCGGTTCTACTCCGTCGACGGTCGGGTTCGTCGGGGCGATCTGGGCTGTCGGTGCCATCGGGTGGGCGCTCCGGCATGGTTTCTCGACCGGGGCGACATTCCGCCTGTGGGCCCCCATCGCGACGACGGGAATCGCTCTGGGCGTGACCGCGCTCTACTACTGGGGAACGAACTTCGTCGATGTCGCACACCTCCGACACCCGCTGATCCTGCTGGCCGTCTTCGGGCAGCTGTGGGACGCAGCACAGAATCTCATCGGTGTGACGTTCCTCGGCTTCTCCCCGAAGCTGGTCGTAACGAACTTCGTGTACCAAGCCACCGGCTTCTCCGGATCGACATTCGTCCTCAAATTCCTCGTGACTCTTGGCATCGTGTGGTACCTCGCGGACGCAAAAGAGGAGATGAATCACGCGTGGTGGTGGCTTATGACGTTCTTCATCGGTGCGATCGGACTGCCGATGGGCGTCCGTGGGTCACTTCGGATGATGCTCGGAGCCTGA
- a CDS encoding class I SAM-dependent methyltransferase, with product MSEDKTPSHPVFAAIYDPVMEHAEDSLLREIRESLVEDMKGTVLDLGAGTGAMFPYFKRATDQELSLTLHAIEPDPHMRRRAVQKADELNLDIAIQPEGAQSLPYADDSVDVIIASLVFCTIPDVDAALSEVARVLKSNGEFRFLEHVQADGWLAHVQTAVNPVWRLGAAGCNLDRDTATTFKNDDRFDVIELEELSIGVPPVAPFVRGALVPR from the coding sequence ATGTCAGAAGATAAAACGCCATCTCACCCTGTGTTCGCGGCGATATACGATCCCGTGATGGAACATGCCGAGGATTCGCTGCTTCGTGAAATCCGGGAATCACTCGTCGAGGACATGAAAGGGACCGTCCTTGATCTGGGTGCGGGGACCGGTGCGATGTTTCCATATTTCAAGAGAGCAACGGACCAGGAATTATCACTCACCCTGCACGCGATTGAACCAGATCCACATATGCGCCGACGAGCGGTTCAGAAAGCGGACGAACTTAACCTCGATATTGCGATTCAACCCGAGGGGGCACAGTCACTCCCGTACGCCGACGATTCGGTGGACGTAATCATTGCGTCACTCGTGTTCTGTACGATCCCAGACGTCGATGCAGCACTTTCCGAGGTCGCTCGCGTTCTCAAATCGAATGGCGAGTTTCGATTTCTCGAACACGTTCAGGCGGACGGATGGCTGGCTCACGTGCAGACCGCGGTGAACCCGGTATGGCGGCTCGGTGCAGCTGGCTGCAATCTCGATCGAGATACGGCGACTACATTCAAAAACGACGATCGGTTCGACGTCATTGAGCTTGAAGAGTTATCGATCGGCGTACCCCCGGTGGCGCCATTTGTTCGTGGCGCACTCGTTCCGAGATGA
- a CDS encoding SHOCT domain-containing protein → MHGGRGLGRLFGGGMTGHGHHHDTGGCGSHETSTESDHRTEGDHEDTSKTDEALAILRERYARGEIDEEEFERRLDTLRTMGL, encoded by the coding sequence ATGCACGGCGGACGAGGCCTGGGTCGCCTATTCGGCGGTGGGATGACGGGACACGGACACCATCACGATACGGGGGGCTGTGGATCACACGAAACCTCGACCGAATCCGACCACCGAACCGAGGGCGACCACGAAGATACGTCAAAAACCGATGAGGCCCTTGCAATTCTCCGCGAGCGATACGCCCGCGGTGAAATAGACGAAGAGGAGTTCGAACGCCGACTCGATACGCTTCGAACGATGGGATTGTGA
- a CDS encoding SHOCT domain-containing protein codes for MAERNRFETWTLALAVLGAIVLFPLLLGGGGMAAGGFGMLGGGMFLTPIILVALVVYLVYDSESRTGSTSSPDAMDTLRERYARGELTDEEYETRLGTLQNDDQGL; via the coding sequence ATGGCCGAGCGAAACCGATTTGAAACGTGGACGCTTGCTCTGGCCGTTCTCGGAGCGATCGTCCTGTTCCCGCTCCTCCTCGGAGGTGGGGGGATGGCGGCAGGCGGATTCGGGATGCTCGGCGGGGGAATGTTTCTCACGCCGATCATCCTCGTCGCCCTCGTCGTCTATCTCGTGTACGACTCCGAGAGTAGAACCGGGTCGACATCCAGTCCCGACGCGATGGACACACTCCGGGAACGCTACGCTCGGGGCGAACTTACAGACGAAGAGTACGAAACACGATTGGGCACACTCCAGAACGATGACCAGGGTCTGTGA
- a CDS encoding DUF302 domain-containing protein, which yields MTYTLSTTTDASFDETIDTITTELEAEGFGILTDIDVQETLQKKLDIETDRYRILGACNPPLAHEGLETEPNLGALLPCNVVVYETDEGEVVVSAVDPRVLVGITENPALDSVATEVSERFERVLDEVSEQLATETDQ from the coding sequence ATGACGTACACGCTATCGACGACGACTGATGCATCGTTCGACGAAACCATCGACACCATCACGACCGAACTCGAAGCCGAGGGGTTTGGTATCCTAACGGATATTGACGTTCAAGAGACGCTTCAGAAGAAGTTGGACATTGAGACCGATCGATACCGGATCCTCGGCGCGTGTAACCCTCCACTCGCACACGAGGGACTTGAGACAGAACCCAACCTCGGTGCGCTTCTTCCCTGTAACGTCGTCGTCTATGAAACTGACGAGGGCGAAGTGGTCGTGAGTGCGGTCGATCCTCGAGTGCTCGTCGGTATCACAGAGAATCCTGCCCTAGACAGCGTCGCCACCGAAGTTTCCGAACGGTTCGAACGGGTTCTCGACGAGGTGAGCGAACAGCTCGCGACGGAGACCGATCAATAA